A single Methanospirillum lacunae DNA region contains:
- a CDS encoding glycosyltransferase family 4 protein, whose translation MSETRLKIAIFCWESLYSDRVGGLSNAATYLAQSLAKKHEVHFFTRGDQDFEMSGVFYHVWRPYGSNVVEYCSDLSHGLVNRFNQYDEKPFDILHFHDWHVVEAMHLLSHRRTIFTYHSTEFGRNGGVHGDWWEYHEICGKEWYAGQIAKRCVAVSGQLKQEVIDLYKVDPGNIRVIPNGVVKEQFDVSIDQGAIKKTYGIHYLAPLVLFVGRMVYQKGPDILVDAIPMILNRFWNAQFILAGSGGMKDWLINRTQGMPVQFPGFITDSEYVRLLHASDIVVIPSRNEPFGIVLLEAWSANRPVVVTRVGGLAENVEHEVTGLVVDPTADGIAWGVNHYLENQNERTRLGRGGYNQVDRRFFWDSIAEQIMNVYNET comes from the coding sequence GTGAGTGAAACACGGTTAAAAATTGCAATATTCTGCTGGGAGAGTTTGTACTCTGATCGGGTCGGAGGTTTATCCAATGCTGCAACTTATCTGGCACAATCACTGGCAAAAAAACATGAGGTGCATTTCTTCACCAGGGGGGATCAGGACTTTGAGATGAGTGGTGTCTTCTACCATGTGTGGAGACCATATGGATCCAATGTTGTGGAGTACTGCTCTGATCTCTCGCATGGACTTGTAAACCGGTTCAATCAGTACGATGAAAAACCATTTGATATCCTGCATTTTCATGACTGGCACGTTGTCGAAGCAATGCATCTTCTCAGCCATCGCAGGACTATTTTCACATACCATTCAACCGAGTTTGGAAGAAACGGGGGAGTACATGGAGACTGGTGGGAGTACCATGAGATCTGTGGAAAAGAGTGGTACGCCGGGCAGATAGCAAAACGTTGTGTTGCGGTTTCGGGTCAGCTCAAACAGGAAGTGATCGATCTCTACAAAGTAGATCCTGGAAATATAAGGGTAATTCCAAACGGAGTAGTAAAAGAGCAGTTTGACGTAAGTATCGATCAGGGAGCCATAAAAAAGACATATGGAATCCATTATCTTGCTCCTCTTGTCCTCTTTGTTGGCAGAATGGTATACCAGAAGGGACCAGATATTCTTGTTGATGCGATTCCCATGATCTTAAACCGCTTCTGGAATGCACAATTCATTCTCGCCGGAAGCGGCGGAATGAAAGACTGGCTGATAAACAGGACACAGGGAATGCCTGTGCAGTTTCCCGGGTTTATCACCGATTCAGAGTACGTCAGGCTTTTGCATGCAAGCGATATTGTTGTAATTCCAAGCAGGAATGAACCATTTGGGATTGTTCTCCTGGAAGCCTGGAGCGCAAACAGACCGGTTGTGGTAACCAGGGTCGGCGGACTGGCAGAAAACGTTGAACATGAAGTCACCGGGCTTGTTGTAGATCCAACTGCAGATGGAATTGCATGGGGAGTGAATCACTACCTGGAGAACCAGAATGAGCGAACAAGACTCGGAAGGGGAGGATATAACCAGGTAGACAGGCGATTCTTCTGGGACTCGATCGCTGAGCAGATCATGAACGTCTATAATGAGACATGA
- a CDS encoding amylo-alpha-1,6-glucosidase translates to MILLNPDQNLKNVPTNIRYGRELRIPEISGIREFLMTDGEVYCSSSFAGNTRRYHGLLVQKGMILVSSLHDEANGIRLSPGYWGDTFVEGGLPWTLGASLYPVIQEFAIPGVRIRRSFILDRVLTIRYEITGTASLMIRPLMTSRAVEDLSGNPDLNAEIIEGTRILNGCTVRSDLRFTEEKQKYLNARYPREEERGYDSVENLVSPGYFSGIVTNGTVEIRFAPPGAGPELNHESEPHIFQDIIDHASRLCIKGTEILAGYHWFTETWGRDTFISLPGLLLETGRYREAEDIFRWHLAHQKSGLILNRYPDSYTSSDATLWFFWALFHYIQKLPGSPFVATIRHELEELLSEYTQSGVALLEGNLIKVTGGSTWMDTPATPRDGMPVEINALWILALELMEYLKFSTPVSSQDAHKEFQHFWNPDTGCLYDRLMPDDPTIRSNQIIALAFGLIPFDDGHRALGVIGKELLTPYGLRSVSPSSAGYHGRYAGDISYHNGMVWPWQTGLYIDALIQYGTDHEKVQSMITPLWEYFLTDGAGMIPEMFNGDAPHEPAGTICQAWSIAELIRARNAIIRWTGKTVPEKIDTDNYLFA, encoded by the coding sequence GTGATATTACTGAATCCTGATCAAAATCTGAAGAATGTTCCAACCAATATCAGGTATGGGCGTGAACTGAGAATTCCTGAAATTTCAGGGATTCGTGAGTTCCTGATGACAGATGGCGAGGTATATTGTTCTTCATCATTTGCTGGAAATACAAGGCGATATCATGGGCTCCTAGTACAAAAAGGAATGATACTGGTCAGTTCACTTCATGACGAAGCAAATGGGATCAGGCTCTCACCAGGATACTGGGGCGATACCTTTGTTGAAGGAGGACTCCCCTGGACACTTGGTGCATCATTATACCCTGTAATCCAGGAGTTTGCAATTCCGGGAGTCAGGATTCGCAGATCCTTCATCCTGGATAGAGTCCTTACGATCAGGTATGAAATAACCGGGACCGCATCACTAATGATCAGGCCTCTTATGACCAGCCGGGCTGTGGAAGATCTTTCAGGAAACCCGGACCTTAATGCCGAAATTATTGAGGGAACGCGAATATTAAACGGATGTACAGTAAGGTCTGATCTCAGGTTCACGGAAGAGAAACAGAAGTATCTGAATGCCAGGTATCCTCGTGAAGAAGAGCGGGGTTATGATTCAGTTGAAAACCTTGTCTCACCAGGATACTTTTCCGGGATTGTCACAAACGGAACGGTTGAGATTCGGTTTGCTCCTCCTGGTGCCGGACCAGAACTGAACCATGAATCAGAGCCACATATATTTCAGGATATCATTGACCATGCATCCCGGTTGTGTATAAAGGGAACTGAGATCCTTGCCGGTTACCACTGGTTTACCGAGACCTGGGGTCGTGACACTTTTATCAGTCTCCCAGGACTATTGCTTGAGACCGGCCGGTATAGGGAAGCAGAAGATATATTCAGATGGCATCTTGCACATCAAAAAAGCGGTCTGATATTGAATCGTTATCCTGATTCATATACTTCTTCAGATGCAACACTCTGGTTCTTCTGGGCTCTTTTTCACTATATACAAAAACTTCCCGGCTCCCCCTTTGTTGCAACCATCAGGCATGAACTCGAAGAACTCCTCAGCGAGTACACCCAAAGCGGGGTGGCTTTGCTGGAAGGGAACCTGATAAAAGTCACTGGAGGATCCACCTGGATGGATACTCCCGCCACTCCACGAGACGGAATGCCGGTCGAGATCAATGCCCTCTGGATTCTTGCCCTTGAACTCATGGAGTACCTGAAATTCTCAACCCCCGTGAGTTCACAGGATGCCCACAAAGAGTTTCAACATTTCTGGAACCCTGATACCGGTTGTTTGTATGACAGGCTTATGCCTGATGACCCTACAATCAGATCAAACCAGATTATTGCACTTGCATTTGGGTTAATCCCGTTTGATGACGGACATCGTGCCTTGGGAGTAATAGGAAAAGAACTTCTTACACCTTATGGACTTAGATCTGTATCTCCTTCTTCAGCAGGATACCATGGCAGGTATGCAGGTGATATCTCGTATCATAACGGGATGGTCTGGCCATGGCAGACCGGTCTATACATTGACGCACTTATTCAATACGGAACAGACCATGAAAAAGTTCAGTCAATGATTACCCCGTTATGGGAATATTTCCTGACCGACGGAGCGGGAATGATTCCTGAAATGTTTAATGGAGATGCTCCACACGAGCCGGCCGGAACAATCTGCCAGGCATGGAGTATTGCGGAACTTATCAGGGCGAGAAATGCAATAATCAGATGGACCGGGAAGACAGTACCAGAAAAAATTGATACAGATAATTACCTGTTTGCATGA
- a CDS encoding IPT/TIG domain-containing protein, protein MAETNVGGYGNYSLSADQCDPSISNTTVSSSASWPSPVLLSMYPDSVLAGGNSFTLTVDGNNFLPESNVLWDIQNRTGSYLSSHQMTAIITASDIATPGQHYVRVQNPGVCGGDSNLGIFAVTDNGQSFPLYTKPLNVYLLKAGTGKGTVLVRSLSGGLSTFNMTLYSDSSAPFSFFILSLPSWVTDPRITVLDDHQIQVTGSDGNNMVNTVSTDVSLANLSFIGGENGTGFLHCILNSATADDGTMYGSGYTAFPVQVKTLLPFNSTSGQTYPLPRDINSDSLYEDINGNGRSDFNDIVTFFNQINKVNSDQPWWVFDFDQNGYINLHDVVTLFQMNLQ, encoded by the coding sequence ATGGCAGAAACTAATGTGGGCGGATATGGCAATTATTCTCTTTCTGCAGATCAATGTGATCCTTCGATAAGCAACACAACTGTTTCTTCATCAGCATCCTGGCCTTCCCCGGTTCTTCTTTCTATGTACCCGGACTCAGTGCTCGCTGGAGGGAATTCCTTTACTCTCACTGTTGATGGCAATAACTTTCTTCCAGAGAGCAATGTGCTCTGGGATATTCAGAACAGAACAGGATCATATCTCTCCTCACACCAAATGACAGCCATTATCACAGCATCTGATATTGCTACACCAGGTCAGCATTATGTGAGAGTACAGAACCCGGGTGTTTGCGGTGGAGACTCCAATCTAGGAATATTTGCAGTGACTGACAACGGACAGTCTTTCCCATTGTATACAAAACCCCTGAATGTCTATCTCCTCAAAGCAGGAACAGGAAAGGGAACTGTACTAGTTAGATCTCTATCCGGAGGTCTCTCAACATTCAACATGACCCTTTATTCAGATTCGTCTGCTCCATTCTCGTTCTTTATCCTGTCATTGCCATCGTGGGTAACAGATCCCAGAATAACAGTTCTTGATGACCATCAGATCCAGGTTACCGGAAGCGATGGGAATAATATGGTAAACACAGTATCAACGGATGTGTCCCTCGCGAACCTCTCATTCATCGGTGGTGAAAATGGTACCGGGTTCCTGCATTGTATCCTGAACTCGGCAACTGCTGATGATGGCACCATGTATGGAAGCGGATACACAGCCTTTCCGGTCCAGGTAAAAACCCTTCTTCCTTTTAATTCAACATCAGGTCAGACATATCCTCTCCCCCGCGATATAAACAGTGACAGTTTGTATGAAGATATTAATGGGAATGGAAGATCTGATTTCAATGATATTGTGACTTTTTTCAACCAGATAAATAAAGTAAATTCAGACCAACCATGGTGGGTTTTTGATTTTGACCAGAATGGGTACATTAATCTCCACGATGTTGTGACATTATTTCAGATGAACCTGCAGTAA
- a CDS encoding DUF3795 domain-containing protein — protein sequence MKIQYPEVGICGLSCRLCPQYYTEGHSRCGGCKTETRMCVGCPFITCAIKKKGIEFCWDCDEHESCEKWKNHREAGKKADSFKCYQNLEHDIAFIRKNGIDTFEKIQKSRGDLLTRMLDEFNDGRSKSFYCIAATILEIHELEDIMERAKKESGGMDKKSKARVLRDIINKTSEQRGYYLKLRK from the coding sequence ATGAAAATTCAATATCCTGAAGTCGGTATTTGTGGACTATCCTGCCGGCTCTGTCCCCAGTATTATACTGAGGGTCATAGTCGATGTGGGGGATGTAAAACCGAAACCCGGATGTGTGTTGGTTGTCCTTTCATCACTTGTGCCATAAAGAAGAAAGGAATCGAGTTCTGTTGGGATTGCGATGAGCATGAATCCTGTGAAAAATGGAAAAATCACCGGGAAGCAGGGAAAAAAGCTGATTCGTTTAAGTGTTACCAGAACCTTGAGCATGATATTGCCTTCATCAGGAAGAATGGGATCGATACTTTTGAGAAAATACAAAAATCAAGGGGAGATCTTCTTACCAGAATGCTGGATGAGTTCAATGATGGGCGTTCAAAGAGTTTCTATTGCATTGCAGCAACCATTCTTGAGATACATGAATTGGAAGATATCATGGAACGGGCGAAAAAGGAATCCGGTGGTATGGATAAGAAAAGCAAAGCCCGGGTACTTCGTGATATTATCAATAAAACCAGTGAGCAGCGTGGATATTATCTGAAGTTGAGAAAGTAA
- a CDS encoding ABC transporter ATP-binding protein — translation MTPIIQTTNLKKTYGDVTAVNSITLSVEKGALFGLLGPNGSGKTTMIKMLTGQIRQTSGSALVLGREVAAEPIWVRQQVGILPEQETPPSFLTALEYLDLVGSIRNLPDITSRADWWFDFLDFADKKNVLCKDLSRGTRQKLMLAQAFIHQPELAFIDEPLINFDPVMQRVVKDFFVEYVKTGNTLFISTHILSIAEEICSGFAILHKGNLLKTGSPQELSEEGISLDDYFLRLVGRNKDA, via the coding sequence ATGACACCCATCATTCAAACCACCAACCTGAAGAAAACCTACGGAGACGTGACTGCAGTGAACAGCATCACCCTCTCGGTTGAAAAAGGAGCACTTTTCGGATTGCTCGGGCCTAATGGATCAGGAAAGACTACCATGATCAAGATGCTGACCGGACAGATAAGACAAACCAGCGGCTCGGCTCTGGTACTTGGCCGGGAAGTTGCAGCAGAACCAATATGGGTGAGGCAGCAGGTAGGAATACTCCCTGAACAGGAGACGCCACCCAGTTTCCTGACCGCATTAGAGTACCTTGACCTGGTGGGATCAATCAGAAATCTGCCAGATATCACGAGCAGGGCGGACTGGTGGTTTGACTTTCTGGACTTTGCTGACAAAAAGAACGTCCTCTGCAAGGATCTTTCACGTGGAACACGGCAGAAACTCATGCTTGCCCAGGCATTTATTCATCAACCAGAACTCGCATTTATTGATGAACCACTCATCAACTTTGATCCAGTCATGCAGAGGGTAGTCAAAGATTTCTTTGTAGAATATGTCAAGACTGGCAATACATTATTTATCTCCACTCATATCCTCTCAATAGCCGAGGAGATCTGCTCCGGATTTGCCATCCTCCACAAAGGGAACCTTCTCAAAACCGGCTCACCGCAGGAACTTTCAGAAGAAGGGATCAGTCTTGATGATTACTTTTTACGTCTGGTTGGAAGGAACAAAGATGCGTAA